The Bombus fervidus isolate BK054 chromosome 3, iyBomFerv1, whole genome shotgun sequence genome includes a window with the following:
- the Scar gene encoding wiskott-Aldrich syndrome protein family member 3 SCAR isoform X1: MPLPKRLVEPVLVARGTIPENFPLPSELEAVTNGTLANTIRQLSSLSRHAEDLFGELAREAHGLSDRANSLQARIDRLAVKVTQLDSNVEEVSLQDIHMRKAFKSSVVFDQQVVSRDTMPTAMLETYHQCDTPPPLDKLNVYREDGKDGLKFYTDPNYFFDLWSQEMLKDTEKKLHDRGKKTESEYAEPFREPHRPRNEGGGGGGGRHKKRIRQPHNTRERQRQLAVGHGEYIMPTQGVQYRAPHNIPDESLLGMVMTEPRPPRPNSIELRRSYPPEEQHLYSPPSSDHYRVANYVAQGYEDNLYGSHYGTGQGQAGSETYQSPGGQSTPSRSGRSRPSQPPPAPPSNTSSNSTPTVASANNTPTRGRSMSTGRDTLPPPPPPPGETMSSPPMNGSIPSHLLNRNGSRSNSPLPSHHSTPTPPNHSTQIGTDETDPAPQDLPPPPPTPDPTPPRPISPPCNIPPPPPPPPPPPVANGPSPPVPLTNGDIAKMIATNPPKLKPLKPLKNIVDGQLRKPVNPNIPLVDPRNDLLKAIRDGIKLRKVEKIEQKEVERVNALNDVASILARRVAVEFSDSDSASESECDSEGWGEQETNLA, encoded by the exons ATGCCGCTTCCAAAGCGACTGGTGGAACCGGTGCTCGTCGCACGCGGTACTATTCCCGAGAATTTTCCTCTGCCCTCGGAGTTAGAGGCTGTAACGAATGGCACGCTGGCCAACACGATCAGGCAATTGTCTAGTCTGTCCAGGCACGCCGAGGATTTGTTCGGTGAGCTCGCGAGGGAGGCTCATGGCTTGAGCGATAGGGCCAACTCCTTGCAGGCCAGGATAGATCGACTAGCTGTGAAAGTTACTCAGCTTGACAGTAACGTCGAAGAAG TCTCGTTACAAGATATACACATGAGGAAAGCGTTCAAGAGTTCAGTGGTGTTCGACCAACAAGTTGTTTCCAGGGACACCATGCCAACGGCGATGTTAGAAACTTATCATCAATGTGACACACCACCGCCTCTTGATAAACTTAATGTTTATAG AGAGGACGGTAAGGATGGACTGAAATTTTACACAGATCCGAATTATTTCTTCGATCTCTGGAGTCAGGAAATGCTCAAGGATACGGAAAAGAAATTACACGATCGAGGGAAAAAG ACCGAGTCTGAATATGCCGAACCGTTCAGAGAG CCTCATAGGCCTCGGAACGAgggtggtggtggtggcggtggCAGGCATAAGAAGCGTATAAGGCAACCGCATAATACGAGAGAAAGGCAAAGACAGTTAGCCGTTGGTCATGGCGAGTACATTATGCCAACGCAAGGTGTTCAATACAGAGCACCTCACAATATACCTGATGAATCGTTACTGGGAATGGTGATGACCGAACCACGGCCACCTAGGCCAAACAGCATTGAACTTAGACGAAGTTATCCACCGGAGGAACAACACCTGTACAGTCCTCCTTCTTCCGATCATTATAG GGTGGCAAATTACGTGGCTCAGGGCTATGAAGACAACTTGTACGGCTCACATTATGGCACAGGTCAAGGGCAAGCGGGTAGCGAAACGTACCAGAGTCCTGGTGGTCAAAGTACTCCAAGCAGAAGTGGTAGATCACGACCATCGCAACCACCACCAGCTCCGCCAAGCAATACTTCTAGCAATTCGACACCTACTGTAGCCTCTGCTAACAATACTCCAACACGAGGAAGATCGATGAGTACTGGTAGAGATACTCTACCACCACCACCTCCGCCTCCTGGTGAAACCATGTCCTCTCCTCCTATGAATG gtTCAATACCGTCACATCTACTGAATAGGAACGGAAGTCGTTCAAATAGTCCGCTACCCAGTCATCACTCTACGCCTACTCCTCCAAATCATTCGACACAAATAGGAACAGATGAgaccgaccctgctccgcaaGACTTGCCACCTCCACCTCCGACTCCTGATCCCACACCACCTAGACCTATTTCTCCACCGTGTAATATTCCACCTCCACCTCCGCCACCTCCGCCACCGCCTGTTGCTAACGGACCATCGCCCCCTGTGCCATTGACCAATGGCGATATTGCTAAAATGATAGCAACTAACCCACCCAAGTTGAAACCCCTGAAACCTTTGAAGAACATTGTGGATGGACAATTGAGGAAGCCTGTTAATCCGAACATCCCCCTCGTCGATCCGCGGAATGATCTACTTAAAGCAATTAGAGATG gaataaaattacgtaaaGTAGAGAAGATTGAACAGAAGGAAGTGGAACGCGTGAACGCATTGAACGATGTCGCATCCATATTGGCACGACGCGTTGCTGTGGAGTTCAGCGACAGTGACTCAGCATCGGAGAGCGAATGCGATAGCGAGGGATGGGGCGAGCAGGAAACGAATCTCGCGTGA
- the Scar gene encoding wiskott-Aldrich syndrome protein family member 3 SCAR isoform X2 has protein sequence MPLPKRLVEPVLVARGTIPENFPLPSELEAVTNGTLANTIRQLSSLSRHAEDLFGELAREAHGLSDRANSLQARIDRLAVKVTQLDSNVEEVSLQDIHMRKAFKSSVVFDQQVVSRDTMPTAMLETYHQCDTPPPLDKLNVYREDGKDGLKFYTDPNYFFDLWSQEMLKDTEKKLHDRGKKPHRPRNEGGGGGGGRHKKRIRQPHNTRERQRQLAVGHGEYIMPTQGVQYRAPHNIPDESLLGMVMTEPRPPRPNSIELRRSYPPEEQHLYSPPSSDHYRVANYVAQGYEDNLYGSHYGTGQGQAGSETYQSPGGQSTPSRSGRSRPSQPPPAPPSNTSSNSTPTVASANNTPTRGRSMSTGRDTLPPPPPPPGETMSSPPMNGSIPSHLLNRNGSRSNSPLPSHHSTPTPPNHSTQIGTDETDPAPQDLPPPPPTPDPTPPRPISPPCNIPPPPPPPPPPPVANGPSPPVPLTNGDIAKMIATNPPKLKPLKPLKNIVDGQLRKPVNPNIPLVDPRNDLLKAIRDGIKLRKVEKIEQKEVERVNALNDVASILARRVAVEFSDSDSASESECDSEGWGEQETNLA, from the exons ATGCCGCTTCCAAAGCGACTGGTGGAACCGGTGCTCGTCGCACGCGGTACTATTCCCGAGAATTTTCCTCTGCCCTCGGAGTTAGAGGCTGTAACGAATGGCACGCTGGCCAACACGATCAGGCAATTGTCTAGTCTGTCCAGGCACGCCGAGGATTTGTTCGGTGAGCTCGCGAGGGAGGCTCATGGCTTGAGCGATAGGGCCAACTCCTTGCAGGCCAGGATAGATCGACTAGCTGTGAAAGTTACTCAGCTTGACAGTAACGTCGAAGAAG TCTCGTTACAAGATATACACATGAGGAAAGCGTTCAAGAGTTCAGTGGTGTTCGACCAACAAGTTGTTTCCAGGGACACCATGCCAACGGCGATGTTAGAAACTTATCATCAATGTGACACACCACCGCCTCTTGATAAACTTAATGTTTATAG AGAGGACGGTAAGGATGGACTGAAATTTTACACAGATCCGAATTATTTCTTCGATCTCTGGAGTCAGGAAATGCTCAAGGATACGGAAAAGAAATTACACGATCGAGGGAAAAAG CCTCATAGGCCTCGGAACGAgggtggtggtggtggcggtggCAGGCATAAGAAGCGTATAAGGCAACCGCATAATACGAGAGAAAGGCAAAGACAGTTAGCCGTTGGTCATGGCGAGTACATTATGCCAACGCAAGGTGTTCAATACAGAGCACCTCACAATATACCTGATGAATCGTTACTGGGAATGGTGATGACCGAACCACGGCCACCTAGGCCAAACAGCATTGAACTTAGACGAAGTTATCCACCGGAGGAACAACACCTGTACAGTCCTCCTTCTTCCGATCATTATAG GGTGGCAAATTACGTGGCTCAGGGCTATGAAGACAACTTGTACGGCTCACATTATGGCACAGGTCAAGGGCAAGCGGGTAGCGAAACGTACCAGAGTCCTGGTGGTCAAAGTACTCCAAGCAGAAGTGGTAGATCACGACCATCGCAACCACCACCAGCTCCGCCAAGCAATACTTCTAGCAATTCGACACCTACTGTAGCCTCTGCTAACAATACTCCAACACGAGGAAGATCGATGAGTACTGGTAGAGATACTCTACCACCACCACCTCCGCCTCCTGGTGAAACCATGTCCTCTCCTCCTATGAATG gtTCAATACCGTCACATCTACTGAATAGGAACGGAAGTCGTTCAAATAGTCCGCTACCCAGTCATCACTCTACGCCTACTCCTCCAAATCATTCGACACAAATAGGAACAGATGAgaccgaccctgctccgcaaGACTTGCCACCTCCACCTCCGACTCCTGATCCCACACCACCTAGACCTATTTCTCCACCGTGTAATATTCCACCTCCACCTCCGCCACCTCCGCCACCGCCTGTTGCTAACGGACCATCGCCCCCTGTGCCATTGACCAATGGCGATATTGCTAAAATGATAGCAACTAACCCACCCAAGTTGAAACCCCTGAAACCTTTGAAGAACATTGTGGATGGACAATTGAGGAAGCCTGTTAATCCGAACATCCCCCTCGTCGATCCGCGGAATGATCTACTTAAAGCAATTAGAGATG gaataaaattacgtaaaGTAGAGAAGATTGAACAGAAGGAAGTGGAACGCGTGAACGCATTGAACGATGTCGCATCCATATTGGCACGACGCGTTGCTGTGGAGTTCAGCGACAGTGACTCAGCATCGGAGAGCGAATGCGATAGCGAGGGATGGGGCGAGCAGGAAACGAATCTCGCGTGA